The following are from one region of the Phycisphaeraceae bacterium genome:
- a CDS encoding glycosyltransferase family 2 protein codes for MDPAISVILPTRERTGKLGSCLRAFATQTLPPDRFEVLVALDGEDAESDRLVTRLATETPFALRLIRCPARGIAHAKNELLGAARGRFVLSINDDILPEPGFVEAHLRAQEEALPRGGAMVLGATPWVVHEPDRLFDRMIRETSMVFFYDRMLASPHLHDADHDWGFRHAWNMNLSMPRDAALDAGGYTVFPDPIYYEDLELAHRLQRERGMPVLYRPGAVALHDHRYEPRGYLAREEVLGRTAWGVAQTRPLFAREVFGRDITTEAEAAFCRDSVERDRALADRLRASFERTATLPSGAIDGRQPGFLMNALYEQHLALKRWHWRVGFLRAVDGVRHDGVQREAHLAGDRDLRAGNAFGTAVGGRAGR; via the coding sequence TTGGACCCAGCGATCAGCGTCATCCTGCCTACCCGCGAACGAACCGGCAAACTCGGCTCGTGCCTGCGCGCGTTCGCGACGCAGACCCTCCCGCCCGACCGCTTCGAGGTCCTCGTCGCCCTCGACGGCGAGGACGCGGAATCCGACCGGCTCGTCACCCGCCTCGCGACCGAGACGCCCTTTGCCCTGCGCCTGATCCGCTGCCCGGCCCGCGGCATCGCGCACGCCAAGAACGAACTCCTCGGCGCGGCGCGCGGACGCTTCGTGCTGTCCATCAACGATGACATCCTCCCCGAGCCCGGCTTCGTCGAGGCGCACCTGCGCGCGCAGGAAGAAGCGCTCCCCCGCGGCGGCGCGATGGTCCTCGGCGCGACGCCATGGGTCGTCCACGAGCCCGACCGGCTCTTCGACCGCATGATCCGCGAGACCTCGATGGTCTTCTTCTACGACCGGATGCTCGCGTCTCCCCACCTGCACGACGCAGACCACGACTGGGGCTTCCGGCACGCGTGGAACATGAACCTCTCGATGCCGCGCGACGCGGCACTCGACGCCGGGGGGTACACGGTCTTTCCCGACCCGATCTACTACGAGGATCTCGAACTCGCGCACCGGCTCCAGCGCGAGCGGGGCATGCCGGTGCTGTATCGGCCCGGCGCCGTCGCGCTGCACGATCATCGGTACGAGCCGCGCGGCTACCTCGCTCGCGAAGAGGTCCTCGGACGCACCGCCTGGGGGGTGGCGCAGACGCGACCCCTGTTTGCGCGCGAGGTCTTCGGGCGTGACATCACCACCGAAGCCGAGGCAGCCTTCTGCCGCGACAGCGTCGAGCGTGACCGGGCGCTGGCCGATCGTCTGCGCGCGTCGTTCGAGCGGACGGCGACGCTGCCTTCGGGCGCGATCGACGGCCGACAGCCGGGCTTCCTGATGAACGCGCTCTACGAGCAGCACCTGGCGCTCAAGCGGTGGCACTGGCGGGTGGGGTTCCTTCGCGCCGTCGACGGCGTTCGGCACGACGGCGTACAGCGGGAGGCCCACCTCGCCGGGGATCGGGATCTTCGCGCAGGAAACGCCTTTGGGACTGCAGTGGGTGGGCGGGCTGGCCGATAA
- a CDS encoding DUF2179 domain-containing protein: MHDMPWYIPLLIFAARVCDVSVGTMRVMLVVQGKRYAAACLGVVEVTIWVLAVREALLHLPNPFAIIAYAGGFATGTLIGMTIEDKLAFGYRAVRVINPEADTDLARTLREEGYRATKLTGYGRDGPVDVVFLVVRRRGVRELLQRLSEAAPRAFVTIERVEQPHGGGFERRAAGLPGALTGGLRK, from the coding sequence GTGCACGACATGCCCTGGTACATCCCGCTGCTGATCTTCGCTGCGCGAGTGTGCGATGTGTCCGTGGGAACGATGCGCGTGATGCTGGTCGTGCAGGGCAAGCGTTACGCCGCCGCCTGCCTGGGCGTGGTCGAGGTCACCATCTGGGTGCTCGCGGTGCGCGAGGCGCTGCTGCACCTGCCCAACCCCTTCGCGATCATCGCCTACGCCGGCGGGTTCGCGACGGGCACGCTGATCGGGATGACCATCGAGGACAAGCTGGCCTTCGGCTACCGCGCGGTGCGCGTGATCAACCCCGAGGCAGACACCGACCTCGCGCGCACGCTGCGAGAAGAGGGTTATCGCGCCACGAAACTCACCGGCTACGGGCGCGACGGCCCGGTGGACGTCGTGTTCCTGGTCGTGCGCCGTCGAGGGGTGCGCGAGCTGCTGCAGCGCCTCAGCGAGGCGGCGCCCCGCGCGTTCGTGACCATCGAGCGGGTCGAGCAGCCGCACGGAGGGGGCTTCGAGCGCCGCGCGGCGGGCCTGCCGGGTGCGCTCACGGGCGGGCTCAGGAAGTAG
- a CDS encoding CTP synthase translates to MPDMNPAGHERRRPDEGPLGPTGAPDSADLLASTRDAAASEFYSPIPDGYRKGRTKYVVVLGTVMSGLGKGIFASSLAKLFKDKGLVVAPIKMEGYLNIDSGTLNPFRHGEVFVLDDGTECDMDLGTYERMLDQNLTRRNFITAGRVFSEILERERRGGYLGRDVQFIPHVTGEVKRTLRELAMYGDGEKPADIVFVEVGGTVGDYENAHYIEALRELAFEEGEGSTCFVALTYVIEPPALGEQKSKAAQLGIKRLLEAGIQPHIIACRASNPASHSVMQKIAMFSNVPLKRMFSMHDRPSIYTIPDAMRRSGLDREVLSIMGLHDRVDSVHEDEARGQWSKFTNALLRPRKRQLRVGLAGKYASLRDAYASIDKALEHCAAHLDSKAELVWIESEDINHANASKTLDNLDAVIVPGGFGARGVEGKIACVKHCRENAIPYLGICLGFQVAVIEFARHVLGLEGANSTEFDPATPHPVISELPDQKKIELLGGTMRLGGQDVQLTPGSLAAHLYGSTSVRERFRHRYEVEPAYIERLEGAGMVFSGRHPKHPIMQFLELPRRAKHDGAPSHPYFVGAQFHPELTGRPLRPQPMFMGLLAAAIRRREPSADVGRWAFPDDRDDEGRPAGEVHVSRGDRATLHA, encoded by the coding sequence ATGCCTGACATGAACCCTGCCGGCCATGAGCGGCGGCGACCGGACGAAGGCCCCCTGGGTCCCACCGGCGCCCCCGACAGCGCTGATCTGCTTGCCTCGACACGCGACGCCGCCGCCAGCGAGTTCTACAGCCCCATACCCGACGGCTACCGCAAGGGACGGACGAAGTACGTCGTCGTCCTCGGGACGGTCATGTCCGGACTGGGCAAGGGCATTTTCGCGAGCAGCCTCGCCAAGCTCTTCAAGGACAAGGGCCTCGTCGTCGCCCCCATCAAGATGGAGGGTTACCTCAACATCGACTCGGGCACGCTCAACCCGTTCCGCCACGGCGAGGTCTTCGTCCTCGACGACGGCACCGAGTGCGATATGGACCTGGGCACCTACGAGCGCATGCTCGACCAGAACCTGACGCGCCGGAACTTCATCACGGCCGGTCGCGTGTTCAGCGAGATCCTGGAGCGCGAACGGCGGGGCGGGTACCTCGGGCGCGATGTCCAGTTCATCCCCCATGTCACCGGCGAGGTGAAGCGGACCCTGCGAGAGCTGGCGATGTACGGCGACGGCGAGAAGCCGGCCGACATCGTGTTCGTCGAGGTCGGCGGTACGGTGGGCGACTACGAGAACGCGCACTACATCGAGGCGCTCCGCGAGCTGGCCTTCGAGGAGGGCGAGGGGTCGACCTGTTTCGTCGCGCTGACCTATGTCATCGAGCCCCCGGCGCTGGGCGAGCAGAAGAGCAAGGCCGCCCAGCTGGGCATCAAGCGCCTGCTCGAGGCGGGCATCCAGCCCCACATCATCGCGTGCCGCGCGAGCAACCCGGCGTCTCACTCGGTGATGCAGAAGATCGCGATGTTCTCGAATGTGCCCCTCAAGCGCATGTTCAGCATGCACGACCGCCCGAGCATTTACACGATCCCCGACGCGATGCGCCGGTCCGGGCTCGACCGGGAGGTCCTGAGCATCATGGGCCTGCACGACCGGGTCGACTCGGTCCACGAGGACGAGGCGCGCGGGCAGTGGAGCAAGTTCACCAACGCGCTGCTGCGCCCTCGCAAACGCCAGCTGCGCGTCGGGCTCGCCGGGAAGTACGCCAGTCTGCGCGACGCCTACGCCTCGATCGACAAGGCGCTCGAGCACTGCGCGGCCCACCTCGACTCCAAGGCCGAGCTGGTGTGGATCGAGTCCGAGGACATCAATCACGCCAACGCGAGCAAGACCCTCGACAACCTCGACGCGGTCATCGTGCCCGGCGGCTTCGGGGCACGCGGCGTCGAGGGCAAGATCGCGTGCGTGAAGCACTGCCGCGAGAACGCCATCCCGTACCTGGGCATCTGTCTTGGCTTCCAGGTGGCGGTCATCGAGTTCGCGCGCCATGTCCTTGGGCTCGAGGGCGCCAACAGCACCGAGTTCGACCCCGCCACGCCGCACCCGGTCATCAGCGAGCTGCCCGACCAGAAGAAGATCGAACTCCTGGGCGGCACGATGCGCCTGGGCGGGCAGGACGTGCAGCTGACCCCCGGCTCGCTCGCGGCGCACCTGTACGGCTCGACCTCGGTGCGCGAGCGTTTCCGGCACCGCTACGAGGTCGAACCGGCGTACATCGAGCGTCTCGAGGGCGCCGGCATGGTGTTCAGCGGGCGTCACCCGAAGCACCCGATCATGCAGTTCCTCGAGTTGCCCCGGCGCGCGAAGCACGACGGAGCCCCGTCGCACCCGTACTTCGTCGGCGCGCAGTTCCACCCGGAGCTGACGGGGCGCCCGCTGCGCCCCCAGCCCATGTTCATGGGGCTGCTGGCCGCGGCGATCCGCCGGCGCGAACCCTCGGCCGATGTCGGTCGCTGGGCGTTCCCCGACGACCGCGACGACGAGGGCCGACCTGCCGGCGAGGTCCACGTCTCGCGCGGCGATCGGGCCACGCTCCACGCCTGA
- a CDS encoding HEAT repeat domain-containing protein, giving the protein MRAFSKRYPHAARILLAAGLPVALFAAGVSSAGERSFSHELHEHLGHTCQHFKTDRYLWAAGAAEMADLRFDGATGQDIRNFPPDRLADHKRMVLRIDIPDMNSPRFEAVQTLTFAPISKPLTTLTLNAVELDIQKVELNGARLTHSYDGERLVVTFDPPLPPGKDASIVTTYSCTSPVDGLFWLTEDNGMEGRPAQIHTQGQPESNRFWFPSHDFPNVRLATELVVTVPDGYLVSSNGELRSESVRDRRRTFHWALDKPHPNYLVSLIVGKFDVVDVARPGDRISMPVYVPPGEGHKVRGTYGNTSRMLETYERVLDTPYPWPRYAQLVVWNFGAGGMENTSATTMYDTANFDEIALEDADLDPLISHELIHQWFGDYLTCNSWEHLWLNEGFAVFFESIWFEDRDGYDAGYLYDTWINVRSAAGRDKVPAKDPLATPGMVSNLYADPIDNFRKAANPYPKGASVLHMLRMKLGDEAFFGALRAYVAEHRLGTVRTHNLMEHLEKASGLSLEHFFEQWTRRPGTPDVTTTASWDESSKSLRIVVEQTQAISPEVPAFAFDLPIRIHDGQKWTEIVIPVTGKRHETRVPLARDPKMVCVDPDLHVLMTPKMVQPRARIIAQLREGPTIASRLDAVTALRDHPGRDTVDALRSTVRATTEHYALRQRAAETLGRLNHSDELLTLLREGIDNPRVRRSAVNALVETRDKRALPALERLAANDRSYAVRAASIEGIGRLGDSSHTPLVLSFLDTPSQHDQIRQATISALASLDAPEGLDAAIRHIGPGDMQRVRAGALSAIARLAKHDRERAFDAVAPLVYDSVERVRMAAASALIGIEDERGVELFQRAASNHPSPTFRRSAGQWADRLSGRLSGDRLESLQETVGRLRREISDLQKAVDAKR; this is encoded by the coding sequence ATGCGTGCGTTCTCGAAGCGTTATCCCCACGCCGCCAGGATCCTGCTGGCGGCCGGCCTGCCCGTCGCCCTCTTCGCCGCGGGCGTCAGCAGCGCCGGCGAGCGGTCCTTCTCCCATGAACTCCACGAGCACCTCGGGCACACCTGCCAGCACTTCAAGACCGACCGCTACCTCTGGGCCGCCGGCGCCGCCGAGATGGCCGACCTGCGTTTCGACGGCGCGACCGGGCAGGACATCCGCAACTTCCCCCCCGACCGGCTCGCAGACCACAAGCGGATGGTCCTGCGCATCGACATCCCCGACATGAACTCCCCTCGCTTCGAGGCGGTGCAGACCCTCACCTTCGCCCCGATCTCGAAGCCCCTCACGACGCTCACCCTCAACGCCGTCGAGCTGGACATCCAGAAGGTCGAGCTCAACGGGGCTCGTCTCACCCACTCCTACGACGGCGAGCGCCTGGTCGTCACCTTCGATCCGCCCCTGCCCCCCGGCAAGGACGCAAGCATCGTCACGACCTATTCCTGCACCTCCCCGGTCGACGGGCTCTTCTGGCTCACCGAGGACAACGGCATGGAGGGGCGACCCGCCCAGATCCACACCCAGGGCCAGCCCGAGAGCAACCGGTTCTGGTTCCCCTCCCACGATTTCCCAAACGTGCGCCTCGCCACCGAGCTCGTGGTCACCGTCCCCGACGGCTACCTCGTCAGCAGCAACGGCGAGCTGCGCTCCGAGAGCGTGCGCGACCGCCGCCGCACATTCCACTGGGCCCTCGACAAACCCCACCCCAACTACCTCGTCTCGCTGATCGTCGGCAAGTTTGACGTCGTCGATGTCGCCCGACCCGGCGATCGCATCTCCATGCCCGTCTATGTGCCCCCGGGCGAGGGCCACAAAGTCCGCGGGACCTACGGGAACACCTCGCGGATGCTCGAGACCTATGAGCGCGTGCTCGACACCCCCTACCCCTGGCCCCGCTACGCCCAGCTCGTCGTCTGGAACTTCGGCGCCGGCGGCATGGAGAACACCTCCGCGACGACGATGTACGACACCGCCAACTTCGACGAGATCGCGCTCGAAGACGCCGACCTCGATCCGCTCATCTCCCACGAGTTGATCCACCAGTGGTTCGGCGACTACCTGACCTGTAATTCGTGGGAGCACCTCTGGCTCAACGAGGGCTTCGCGGTCTTCTTCGAGTCCATCTGGTTCGAGGACCGCGACGGCTACGACGCCGGCTATCTCTACGACACATGGATCAATGTCCGCTCCGCCGCCGGGCGCGACAAGGTCCCCGCGAAGGACCCGCTCGCCACGCCGGGCATGGTCTCGAACCTCTACGCGGACCCGATCGACAACTTCCGCAAGGCGGCGAACCCGTACCCCAAGGGCGCGTCGGTCCTGCACATGCTCCGGATGAAGCTGGGCGACGAGGCGTTCTTCGGCGCGCTGCGCGCGTATGTCGCCGAGCACCGGCTCGGCACGGTCCGCACCCACAACCTCATGGAGCACCTCGAGAAGGCGTCGGGCCTCTCCCTCGAGCACTTCTTCGAGCAGTGGACGCGCCGCCCGGGCACGCCCGACGTCACCACCACCGCCTCGTGGGACGAGTCGTCCAAGTCGCTGCGGATCGTCGTCGAGCAGACCCAGGCGATCTCGCCCGAGGTCCCCGCGTTCGCGTTCGACCTGCCGATCCGCATCCACGACGGCCAGAAGTGGACGGAGATCGTCATCCCCGTCACCGGCAAACGCCACGAGACGCGCGTCCCCCTGGCGCGCGACCCCAAGATGGTCTGCGTCGACCCGGACCTGCACGTGCTGATGACGCCGAAGATGGTGCAGCCGCGCGCGAGGATCATCGCCCAGCTGCGCGAGGGCCCGACGATCGCGTCGCGCCTCGACGCCGTGACGGCGCTGCGAGATCATCCCGGACGCGACACGGTCGACGCACTGCGCTCGACCGTCCGCGCCACCACCGAGCACTACGCCCTGCGTCAGCGCGCCGCCGAGACGCTGGGCCGGCTCAATCACTCCGACGAGCTGCTCACCCTGCTGCGCGAGGGCATCGACAACCCGCGTGTCCGGCGCTCCGCGGTGAACGCGCTCGTCGAGACGCGCGACAAGCGCGCGCTCCCCGCGCTCGAACGCCTCGCGGCCAACGACCGCTCCTACGCAGTGCGCGCCGCTTCCATCGAAGGGATCGGGCGCCTGGGCGACTCGTCGCACACCCCCCTCGTGCTCTCGTTCCTCGACACGCCCAGCCAGCACGACCAGATCCGCCAGGCGACAATCAGCGCGCTCGCCTCGCTCGACGCGCCCGAGGGCCTCGACGCGGCGATCCGCCACATCGGCCCGGGCGACATGCAGCGCGTGCGCGCCGGCGCCCTCAGCGCCATCGCGCGTCTCGCGAAGCACGACCGCGAACGGGCGTTCGACGCCGTCGCGCCCCTCGTCTACGACAGCGTGGAGCGGGTGCGCATGGCCGCGGCTTCGGCGCTGATCGGCATCGAGGACGAGCGCGGCGTCGAACTGTTCCAGCGGGCCGCGAGCAACCACCCCAGCCCGACCTTCCGACGCAGCGCAGGGCAGTGGGCCGACAGGTTGTCCGGTCGTCTCTCGGGCGATCGACTGGAATCGCTGCAGGAGACCGTCGGGCGTCTGCGCCGCGAGATCAGCGACCTGCAGAAAGCGGTCGACGCGAAGCGCTGA
- the typA gene encoding translational GTPase TypA, whose product MTHDSIRNVAIIAHVDHGKTTLVDQLLKQSGMFRVGELDKLAGGQHGLIMDSNPIERERGITILSKNCAIQYLATDGRSHRINIIDTPGHADFGGEVERVLRMADGCLLVIDAYDGPMPQTRYVLGKALELGLRPVVVVNKCDRPDARPQHAVNEVFSLLIDLGADHLAEDFPVIFCSAREGWASYDYTERGADMRPVFDAIIRHVPQPNNDASAPLQMLVNTLDYSEYVGRIGIGRVFAGVLKAGQQVAILEREDGKRRNGKIVKLLRFSGLGRVETDMVEAGDLCAVVGLENIDIGDTIADPNNPQRLPGVKVDEPTITMLFRINDSPFSGQDGEYVTSRQLKDRLERELQSNVALRVEAGRTPDEFMVSGRGVLHLGILIENMRREGYELSVGKPIVITREVDGVTHEPFERVVVEAPNTAVGPVMEMLGSRRAELQHMDQRGDMTRMEFIAPARGLIGLRGRLLTATQGEAILHHTFEKYGPAGGAPPGRANGVLISTEGGQATAYSIEQMADRGVMFIKPADPVYPGMLVGEHNRDNDLSINISRAKQLNNIRSANKEATVTLKAPRLMSLEEALEYIEDDELVEVTPKSIRLRKKLLNEADRRKESRRDRDRETARV is encoded by the coding sequence ATGACCCACGACTCCATCCGCAATGTCGCCATCATCGCGCACGTCGACCACGGGAAGACAACCCTGGTCGACCAGCTGCTGAAGCAGTCGGGCATGTTCCGCGTCGGGGAGCTGGACAAGCTCGCCGGTGGTCAGCACGGGCTGATCATGGACTCCAACCCGATCGAGCGCGAGCGCGGGATCACGATCCTTTCGAAGAACTGCGCCATTCAGTACCTCGCGACGGACGGGCGCAGCCATCGCATCAACATCATCGACACCCCCGGCCACGCCGACTTCGGCGGCGAGGTCGAGCGCGTGCTGCGCATGGCCGACGGCTGCCTGCTCGTCATCGACGCCTACGACGGCCCGATGCCCCAGACGCGCTATGTGCTGGGCAAGGCCCTCGAGCTCGGCCTGCGCCCGGTCGTCGTCGTCAACAAGTGCGACCGCCCCGACGCACGCCCCCAGCACGCGGTCAACGAGGTGTTCAGTCTGCTGATCGACCTGGGCGCCGACCACCTCGCCGAGGACTTCCCCGTGATCTTCTGCTCGGCGCGCGAGGGGTGGGCCTCGTATGACTACACGGAGCGCGGCGCCGACATGCGCCCCGTGTTCGACGCGATCATCCGCCACGTCCCCCAGCCGAACAACGACGCGAGCGCACCGCTTCAGATGCTCGTCAACACCCTCGACTACTCCGAGTATGTCGGGCGCATCGGCATCGGGCGCGTGTTCGCCGGCGTGCTCAAGGCGGGCCAGCAGGTCGCGATCCTGGAGCGTGAGGACGGCAAGCGGCGCAACGGCAAGATCGTCAAGCTCCTCCGCTTCAGCGGCCTGGGCCGCGTCGAGACCGACATGGTCGAGGCGGGCGACCTCTGCGCCGTTGTTGGTCTCGAGAACATCGACATCGGCGACACCATCGCCGACCCGAACAACCCGCAGCGCCTTCCGGGCGTAAAGGTCGACGAGCCGACGATCACGATGCTCTTCCGCATCAACGACTCGCCCTTCTCGGGCCAGGACGGCGAGTACGTCACCAGCCGCCAGCTCAAGGACCGTCTCGAGCGCGAGCTCCAGAGCAACGTCGCGCTGCGCGTCGAAGCCGGGCGCACGCCCGACGAGTTCATGGTCTCCGGTCGCGGCGTGCTCCACCTGGGCATCCTGATCGAGAACATGCGCCGCGAGGGCTACGAGCTCTCCGTCGGCAAGCCGATCGTCATCACGCGCGAGGTCGACGGGGTGACCCACGAGCCCTTCGAGCGCGTCGTCGTCGAGGCGCCCAACACCGCCGTCGGACCGGTCATGGAGATGCTCGGGTCCCGTCGCGCGGAGCTGCAGCACATGGACCAGCGCGGCGACATGACCCGCATGGAGTTCATCGCCCCGGCGCGCGGGCTCATCGGCCTGCGCGGGCGCCTGCTCACCGCGACGCAGGGCGAGGCCATCCTGCACCACACCTTCGAGAAGTACGGCCCGGCCGGCGGCGCACCTCCGGGTCGCGCCAACGGCGTGCTCATCTCCACCGAGGGCGGGCAGGCGACCGCGTACTCCATCGAGCAGATGGCGGACCGCGGCGTGATGTTCATCAAGCCCGCAGACCCCGTGTACCCGGGGATGCTCGTCGGCGAGCACAACCGCGACAACGACCTGAGCATCAACATCAGCCGCGCCAAGCAGCTGAACAACATCCGCTCGGCGAACAAGGAAGCGACCGTCACCCTCAAGGCCCCGCGCCTCATGTCGCTCGAGGAAGCGCTCGAGTACATCGAGGACGACGAGCTGGTCGAGGTGACGCCCAAGTCGATCCGCCTTCGCAAGAAGCTGCTGAACGAGGCGGACAGGCGCAAGGAATCGCGGCGCGATCGCGACCGCGAGACGGCGCGGGTCTGA
- a CDS encoding sigma-70 family RNA polymerase sigma factor, with protein sequence MTRAEERRLIERATAGDKAAADALVRAHQASLYAYLLRLSGRPDIAEDITQDAFVRVLLHLDRFEPTYRFSTWLFTIAKRLYVNAMQKHKPVYDSDTVGAWGPSPGSGRSSKSGFDPNDSVYGHPYSPASKTEERDANRAALRDALSDLTDEQREILILFHQHDWPISVIAQHMNMPEGTIKSHLHRSRKRLRVALEERSPSLAQRFVERGLA encoded by the coding sequence ATGACACGCGCTGAAGAAAGGCGTCTGATCGAGAGGGCCACCGCTGGCGACAAGGCCGCGGCGGACGCTCTCGTCAGGGCTCACCAGGCGTCCCTGTACGCGTACCTGCTCCGGCTGAGCGGTCGCCCCGACATCGCGGAGGACATCACCCAGGACGCGTTCGTGCGCGTGCTGCTGCACCTCGACCGGTTCGAGCCGACCTATCGCTTCAGCACCTGGCTGTTCACGATCGCCAAGCGGTTGTACGTGAACGCGATGCAGAAGCACAAGCCCGTGTATGACAGCGACACGGTGGGGGCGTGGGGCCCGTCGCCCGGCAGCGGCCGGTCGTCGAAGTCCGGCTTCGACCCCAACGACAGCGTGTACGGGCACCCCTACAGCCCGGCGTCCAAGACCGAGGAACGGGACGCCAACCGTGCGGCGTTGCGCGACGCGCTCTCGGACCTGACCGATGAACAGCGAGAGATCCTGATCCTGTTCCACCAGCACGACTGGCCGATCTCCGTGATCGCCCAGCACATGAACATGCCCGAGGGCACCATCAAGAGCCACCTGCACCGGTCGCGCAAGCGCCTTCGCGTGGCTCTCGAGGAGCGCAGCCCTTCGCTCGCGCAGCGTTTCGTCGAAAGGGGCCTGGCGTGA
- a CDS encoding MBL fold metallo-hydrolase, giving the protein MERTDQAMDGACGGPASLRVLASGSRGNCSVLRVGSGKGARVALLDAGLSPRRTGEALREAGLSLASVTDIVFTHLDHDHCHPGWCSPNAAPNALTHVHRAHRGRAERMGLLYRRARVFDSTAIVEGAGGAAKFETVLASHDSLGVAVFRVKVQTGEGEAELGYATDLGHVPGAVVEHLRGVDALAIESNYCPALQEASDRPEFLKRRIMGGAGHLSNQQSAEAVARIAPKPGAPVVLLHLSEECNTPDAATAAHRASQGRLVISSQRSATPWTPIRTRASQIPKEVVVRPLQGVLWG; this is encoded by the coding sequence ATGGAGCGAACCGATCAAGCCATGGACGGGGCCTGCGGCGGGCCCGCCTCGCTGCGCGTGCTGGCGAGCGGGTCGCGAGGGAACTGCTCCGTGCTTCGGGTCGGCTCGGGGAAGGGGGCGCGGGTCGCGCTCCTGGACGCCGGGTTGTCGCCGAGGCGCACGGGCGAGGCGCTGCGCGAGGCGGGGCTTTCGCTCGCGTCGGTGACCGACATCGTTTTCACGCATCTGGACCACGATCACTGCCACCCGGGGTGGTGCTCTCCGAACGCCGCGCCCAACGCGCTGACCCATGTTCATCGGGCCCACCGGGGCCGGGCCGAGCGGATGGGGCTGCTGTACCGTCGCGCCAGGGTGTTCGACTCGACCGCGATCGTCGAGGGGGCTGGCGGGGCGGCGAAGTTCGAGACGGTGCTGGCGTCGCACGATTCGCTGGGCGTCGCGGTGTTCCGCGTGAAGGTCCAGACCGGCGAGGGCGAGGCGGAACTCGGCTACGCGACCGATCTGGGGCATGTTCCCGGGGCGGTCGTGGAGCACCTCCGGGGGGTCGATGCGCTGGCGATCGAATCGAATTACTGCCCTGCCCTCCAGGAAGCGAGCGACCGGCCCGAGTTCCTGAAGCGCCGCATCATGGGGGGGGCGGGGCACCTCTCGAACCAGCAGAGCGCCGAAGCGGTGGCCCGGATCGCGCCCAAGCCGGGCGCCCCGGTCGTCCTGCTGCACCTTTCGGAGGAATGCAACACCCCGGACGCCGCAACGGCGGCCCATCGCGCCTCGCAGGGGCGACTCGTGATCTCGAGCCAGCGCTCGGCGACGCCCTGGACCCCGATCCGAACGCGGGCGTCCCAGATCCCCAAGGAGGTGGTCGTCCGGCCCCTTCAGGGCGTTCTTTGGGGCTGA